From one Rhodospirillales bacterium RIFCSPLOWO2_02_FULL_58_16 genomic stretch:
- a CDS encoding threonine--tRNA ligase yields the protein MVCITLPDGSERRFDGPVSGSALAADIGPGLAKAALAVRVNGTLTDLSPEIKADATVAIITARDAEALELMRHTAAHVMAEAVKELYPDAQVTIGPAIENGFYYDFARAAPFNPDDLAKIEARMGEIVARDEVISREVWDRDKAIAFFQGLGEKYKAEIISDLPEGEEVSLYRQGNFVDLCRGPHLPSTGRVGKAFKLMKLAGAYWRGDSRNAMLQRIYGVAWLDARQLRDYLHLLEEAEKRDHRRLGREMELFHLQDIAPGAAFWHAKGWTLYRTIQNYMRRRLEKNGYVEVNTPLLVDRSLWEDSGHWEKFREHMFTVEAEDKVLAMKPMNCPCHVQIFRHGAKSYRDLPIRMAEFGSCHRNEPSGALHGLMRVRAFVQDDAHIFCTEEQITAETRAFCTLLLDVYKDFGFTEVVIKFADRPDVRAGSDETWDKAEASLREAVAETGLTVEINPGEGAFYGPKLEFVLRDAIGRNWQCGTLQVDFVLPERLDAAYIGKDGAKHRPVMLHRAILGSFERFIGILIENYAGHFPLWLAPRQVVVATITNDSDDYAVQVQAALEAAGLRSEIDLRNEKINYKIREHSHAKTPVILVVGAREAENKTVAVRRLGGKDQEIVALTEAVARLVKEASSPECAQSLTKGEFK from the coding sequence ATGGTTTGCATTACCCTTCCCGACGGCAGCGAACGGCGGTTTGACGGGCCGGTCAGCGGGAGCGCGTTGGCCGCCGATATCGGTCCCGGATTAGCCAAGGCGGCGCTGGCGGTGCGCGTAAACGGAACGCTGACCGACCTTTCGCCGGAGATCAAGGCCGACGCTACGGTGGCGATCATCACCGCACGCGACGCCGAGGCGCTTGAGCTGATGCGCCACACCGCCGCCCATGTCATGGCCGAGGCGGTCAAGGAATTGTATCCCGACGCCCAGGTGACCATCGGCCCGGCCATAGAAAACGGTTTTTATTATGACTTCGCCCGCGCCGCGCCGTTCAATCCTGACGACCTTGCAAAGATCGAGGCGCGAATGGGGGAAATCGTCGCCCGCGACGAGGTCATCAGCCGCGAAGTGTGGGACCGGGACAAGGCCATCGCCTTTTTTCAGGGCCTGGGCGAGAAATACAAGGCGGAGATTATTTCCGACCTGCCCGAGGGAGAGGAAGTATCCCTCTACCGCCAGGGAAATTTCGTCGATCTGTGCCGAGGTCCGCATCTGCCGTCAACCGGCAGGGTGGGCAAAGCCTTCAAGCTGATGAAACTGGCCGGCGCCTACTGGCGGGGCGATTCCCGCAACGCCATGCTGCAACGCATCTACGGCGTCGCCTGGCTCGACGCCAGGCAACTCAGGGACTACCTGCATCTGCTGGAGGAGGCGGAAAAGCGGGATCATCGGCGGCTGGGCCGGGAGATGGAGCTGTTCCATCTGCAGGATATCGCCCCCGGTGCCGCTTTCTGGCACGCCAAAGGCTGGACTCTGTATCGCACCATTCAAAATTACATGCGGCGGCGGCTGGAGAAAAACGGCTATGTCGAGGTAAACACGCCGCTTCTGGTTGACCGCTCGCTGTGGGAAGACTCGGGACACTGGGAAAAGTTCCGCGAGCATATGTTCACCGTCGAAGCCGAAGACAAAGTGCTGGCGATGAAGCCGATGAATTGCCCCTGCCATGTGCAGATATTCCGCCACGGCGCCAAGAGCTACCGCGACCTGCCGATCCGCATGGCCGAGTTCGGCTCGTGCCATCGCAACGAGCCGTCCGGCGCGCTGCACGGACTAATGAGGGTTCGCGCCTTTGTCCAGGACGACGCCCACATCTTCTGCACCGAGGAACAAATCACCGCCGAGACCAGGGCCTTCTGCACGCTGCTGCTGGACGTTTACAAAGACTTCGGCTTTACGGAAGTGGTCATCAAGTTCGCCGACCGGCCCGATGTGCGCGCCGGCTCCGACGAAACATGGGACAAGGCCGAGGCCTCCCTCAGGGAAGCCGTCGCCGAGACCGGGCTTACGGTTGAGATCAACCCCGGCGAAGGCGCCTTCTACGGACCAAAGCTGGAATTCGTGCTGCGCGACGCCATCGGCCGCAATTGGCAATGCGGAACCTTGCAGGTGGACTTCGTTCTGCCCGAACGACTGGACGCCGCCTACATCGGCAAGGACGGCGCCAAACACCGCCCGGTGATGCTGCACCGGGCCATCCTCGGCTCGTTCGAGCGGTTCATCGGCATTCTCATCGAGAATTACGCCGGTCACTTTCCGCTGTGGCTGGCGCCGAGGCAAGTAGTGGTCGCCACCATCACCAACGATTCCGACGACTATGCCGTTCAAGTGCAGGCGGCGCTGGAAGCGGCGGGCCTGCGAAGCGAGATCGACCTGCGCAACGAAAAGATCAACTACAAAATACGCGAACACAGCCACGCCAAGACGCCGGTGATACTGGTCGTCGGCGCCCGCGAGGCGGAGAACAAAACCGTCGCCGTCAGACGCCTCGGCGGCAAAGATCAAGAAATTGTTGCACTTACGGAGGCAGTTGCTAGACTTGTCAAAGAAGCATCGTCGCCGGAATGCGCGCAGTCACTAACAAAAGGAGAATTTAAATAG
- a CDS encoding translation initiation factor IF-3: MIESRNVRVVDADGEMVGVVTKEEGIGMAFEVGLDLVEVSPNADPPVCKILDYGKFKYEEQKKKNEARKKQNVIEIKEIKMRPGIDIHDYDVKLRNARRFIDEGDKVKLTIRFRGREMSHQELGGNLLKRIQADMDEIAKVEQHPRLEGRQMIMLIAPR, encoded by the coding sequence ATGATAGAATCCAGGAATGTCCGCGTCGTCGATGCCGATGGTGAAATGGTCGGCGTCGTTACCAAGGAAGAAGGAATAGGGATGGCCTTCGAGGTCGGCCTCGACTTGGTCGAAGTGTCTCCCAATGCTGATCCTCCGGTATGCAAAATCCTCGACTACGGCAAGTTCAAGTACGAGGAACAGAAGAAAAAGAACGAGGCCCGGAAGAAGCAGAATGTCATCGAAATCAAGGAAATCAAGATGCGTCCCGGCATTGATATCCATGACTACGATGTCAAGTTGCGCAACGCCCGGCGCTTTATCGACGAAGGCGACAAGGTCAAGCTGACCATACGTTTCAGGGGGCGCGAAATGTCCCACCAGGAACTGGGAGGAAACCTTCTTAAACGTATCCAAGCGGATATGGACGAGATCGCCAAGGTCGAGCAGCATCCGAGACTGGAAGGCCGCCAGATGATAATGCTCATCGCGCCCAGGTAA
- a CDS encoding 50S ribosomal protein L35, translating into MPKLKTKSSAKKRFRLTATGKVRGSPAGLRHMLRRRSQKMKRQARGTMILSDADARIVKTYLPYG; encoded by the coding sequence ATGCCCAAGCTGAAAACAAAGTCCAGCGCCAAGAAGCGCTTTCGCCTCACCGCGACCGGCAAGGTACGGGGAAGCCCGGCGGGACTCCGCCATATGCTGAGGAGGCGGTCCCAGAAGATGAAACGCCAGGCGCGCGGCACCATGATTCTGTCGGACGCCGACGCCCGCATCGTCAAGACCTATTTACCATACGGCTGA
- a CDS encoding 50S ribosomal protein L20 has translation MPRVKRGVTKHARHKKVVDRAKGFRGRPNANFRIATGRVEKSLQYAYRDRRTCKRQFRRLWIQRINAGARGNGITYSQFMNGLLKAGIELDRKVLSDIATREPEAFKALVDQAQAALAKTA, from the coding sequence ATGCCGCGAGTTAAAAGAGGCGTTACCAAGCACGCCCGCCATAAGAAGGTAGTTGACAGGGCTAAAGGCTTTCGTGGCCGTCCCAACGCCAACTTCCGCATCGCCACGGGCCGGGTCGAGAAGTCTCTGCAATACGCCTACCGCGACCGTCGCACCTGCAAGCGCCAGTTTCGCCGTCTGTGGATCCAGCGCATTAACGCCGGAGCGCGTGGTAACGGAATCACCTATTCACAGTTCATGAACGGCTTGCTGAAGGCCGGGATCGAACTCGACCGCAAGGTGCTGTCGGATATTGCGACCAGAGAACCGGAGGCTTTTAAGGCGTTGGTGGATCAGGCCCAGGCCGCTCTCGCCAAGACCGCTTAA
- a CDS encoding phenylalanine--tRNA ligase subunit alpha yields MESWEDELTDSLKMVAAAGDLAGLESVRVTLLGKKGLITQLTKSLGGLPPEERKIAGQKANALKDTITTALEKRKAELESSAWDARLAEERIDITLPVRPQSQGRIHPISRTIDEVIAIFGEMGLSVAEGPDIETDWHNFTALNIPMDHPARQEHDTFYLPGADGDKRKLLRTHTSPVQIRTMLETKPPIRIIVPGRTYRCDYDATHSPMFHQVEGLVIDENTHMGHLKGCLIEFCRAFFGVDDLPVRFRPSYFPFTEPSAEVDIGCTRQGGEFRIGRGDDWLEILGCGMVNPNVLENCNIDSTKYQGFAFGLGIERIAMLKYGIPDLRTFFESDLRWLRHYGFSTPDIHSIGGGMNG; encoded by the coding sequence ATGGAAAGCTGGGAAGACGAGCTGACCGATTCTCTGAAAATGGTTGCCGCCGCCGGCGACCTCGCCGGCCTGGAGTCCGTCCGGGTCACGCTGCTGGGCAAAAAAGGCTTGATCACGCAACTGACCAAGAGCCTCGGCGGGCTGCCGCCCGAAGAACGTAAAATCGCCGGTCAAAAAGCCAATGCTCTCAAAGACACCATCACCACGGCTCTTGAAAAGCGCAAGGCCGAGTTGGAATCGTCGGCGTGGGACGCTCGGCTCGCGGAAGAACGAATCGATATAACGCTGCCTGTGCGCCCGCAATCCCAGGGACGCATTCACCCCATCAGCCGCACCATCGACGAGGTGATCGCCATTTTCGGCGAAATGGGGCTGTCCGTAGCCGAGGGGCCGGACATCGAGACCGACTGGCACAACTTCACGGCGCTTAACATCCCCATGGACCATCCGGCGCGTCAGGAGCACGACACCTTCTATCTTCCCGGCGCCGACGGCGATAAACGCAAGCTGTTGAGAACCCACACCTCGCCGGTGCAAATCCGCACCATGCTTGAAACCAAGCCTCCCATCCGCATCATCGTTCCGGGACGGACATACCGTTGCGACTATGACGCCACCCACTCGCCGATGTTCCATCAGGTGGAAGGCCTGGTAATCGATGAGAACACCCACATGGGCCACCTTAAGGGCTGTCTGATTGAGTTCTGCCGGGCTTTTTTCGGCGTTGATGACTTGCCCGTGCGTTTCCGCCCCAGCTATTTTCCCTTCACCGAGCCTTCAGCGGAAGTGGACATCGGATGCACCCGCCAAGGCGGCGAGTTCCGCATCGGACGCGGCGACGACTGGCTGGAAATTTTGGGGTGCGGCATGGTCAACCCCAACGTGCTGGAGAACTGCAACATCGACTCCACAAAATACCAGGGCTTTGCCTTCGGCCTCGGCATCGAGCGCATCGCCATGCTGAAGTATGGAATACCTGATCTCAGGACGTTCTTTGAATCCGACCTGCGCTGGCTCAGGCATTATGGATTTTCAACGCCGGACATCCATTCAATAGGCGGAGGAATGAACGGGTGA
- a CDS encoding phenylalanine--tRNA ligase subunit beta, giving the protein MKITLSRLKEHLDTDASINEIVERLIMIGLEVGGVIDRAKGLEGFVAARVLEAKKHPDADKLQVCKVDTGSKTVEVVCGAPNARTGMMGVFAGCGSYIPGLDLTLNKCKIRGVESNGMLLSEREMGLGEKHEGIVELPDDAPLGAPVAAVMGIDDPVIDIEITPNRGDCLGVRGIARDLAASGMGTLKPLNLTPTPGTYQSPIKVKLDFKDACPYFIGRHVRGVKNAESPKWLKDNLLAVGLRPISALVDITNFMTMDLCRPLHVFDAAKLVGDIHVRPAHSGEMLHALDGRIYELDPEMTVIADDKDAMALGGVIGGEKTGCTQETVDVFIEAAYFDPARTAATGRKLNLISDARFRFERGVDPAFLIDGMEIATRLILDLCGGEASELVIAGDEPKWRREILFRPGRLKGLCGVEIPVDEVKRILDVLGFTLKQDGENYRVGAPSWRMDIVGEADLIEELVRIHGYDRIPTVPMEPLPRPPLSPAYRRRSTARRALAERGLVEAVTLSFMSSGQADLFGGVPPSIRLVNPISSDLDVMRPSILPNLIAACGRNADRGIIDAALFEIGPQYSGDAPADQATAASGVRSGRTGHKNWAEPSRPVDAFDAKADALAVIEALGLDADKAQVKAEAPSWYHPGRSGVLQLGPKTVLAAFGEIHPKTLSMMGVKGPVAGFEVYLDNLPKPKPRKSAAKPYLKLSSLQPLWRDFAFVMDESVTAAGVLQAARTVDKNLIAEVRVFDVFSGGALGAGKKSLAINVTLQPVEKTLTDAEIDAVAKKIIAAIETATGGILRT; this is encoded by the coding sequence GTGAAGATCACTCTAAGCCGGCTCAAGGAACATCTGGATACCGACGCCTCGATAAACGAGATCGTCGAGAGACTGATTATGATCGGCCTCGAAGTAGGCGGCGTGATTGATCGCGCCAAGGGATTGGAAGGCTTCGTCGCCGCCCGCGTCCTTGAGGCGAAAAAACACCCCGACGCCGACAAGCTCCAGGTATGCAAGGTCGATACCGGCTCGAAAACGGTGGAAGTGGTCTGCGGCGCGCCCAATGCGCGGACCGGCATGATGGGCGTCTTCGCCGGTTGCGGAAGCTATATCCCCGGCCTCGACCTCACCTTGAATAAATGCAAAATCAGGGGGGTGGAAAGCAACGGCATGCTGCTTTCCGAACGCGAGATGGGCCTCGGCGAAAAACACGAGGGCATAGTCGAATTGCCCGATGACGCTCCGCTCGGGGCGCCGGTCGCCGCCGTGATGGGCATTGATGACCCCGTTATTGATATTGAAATCACCCCCAACCGGGGCGACTGCCTGGGAGTTCGCGGCATCGCCCGTGATCTGGCGGCGTCCGGAATGGGGACGCTCAAGCCCTTGAACCTGACCCCGACGCCGGGAACCTACCAAAGCCCGATCAAAGTGAAGTTGGATTTCAAAGACGCCTGTCCCTATTTTATCGGTCGCCATGTGCGCGGGGTAAAAAACGCCGAAAGCCCCAAATGGCTCAAGGACAACCTGCTGGCGGTCGGGCTGCGTCCCATTTCAGCCCTGGTGGACATCACCAACTTCATGACCATGGATCTGTGCCGGCCGTTGCATGTCTTTGACGCCGCCAAGCTTGTCGGCGACATCCATGTGCGTCCGGCGCATTCCGGCGAGATGCTGCATGCCCTTGACGGCAGGATATATGAGCTGGACCCCGAAATGACGGTCATTGCCGACGACAAAGACGCAATGGCGCTGGGCGGCGTTATCGGCGGCGAAAAGACGGGATGCACGCAGGAAACCGTCGATGTTTTCATCGAGGCCGCTTATTTCGATCCGGCGCGCACGGCGGCGACGGGACGCAAGCTCAATCTGATTTCCGACGCCCGCTTTCGTTTCGAGCGCGGCGTCGATCCGGCCTTTCTCATCGACGGCATGGAGATCGCCACCCGTCTGATTCTCGACCTCTGCGGCGGCGAGGCATCGGAATTGGTTATCGCCGGCGACGAACCGAAATGGCGCCGCGAAATCCTGTTCCGTCCCGGACGCCTTAAGGGACTATGCGGCGTCGAGATTCCTGTCGACGAAGTAAAACGGATTCTGGACGTGCTTGGGTTCACGCTAAAGCAGGATGGTGAAAACTACCGCGTCGGCGCCCCGTCGTGGCGCATGGACATCGTCGGCGAAGCCGATTTGATCGAGGAACTGGTGCGCATCCACGGCTATGATCGAATTCCGACGGTTCCCATGGAACCGCTGCCCCGTCCGCCTCTTTCACCTGCATATCGCCGTCGCTCCACCGCCCGGCGGGCGCTTGCCGAACGCGGGCTGGTGGAGGCGGTCACTCTTTCCTTCATGTCGTCCGGACAAGCCGACCTGTTCGGCGGCGTTCCGCCGTCCATCCGTCTGGTCAATCCCATCAGCAGCGACCTGGATGTAATGCGTCCGTCCATTTTGCCGAATTTAATCGCCGCCTGCGGACGCAACGCCGACCGGGGAATCATTGATGCCGCTCTTTTCGAGATCGGCCCCCAGTACTCCGGCGATGCTCCCGCAGATCAGGCAACGGCGGCTTCGGGGGTGCGCTCCGGTCGAACCGGACACAAGAACTGGGCGGAGCCGTCGCGTCCGGTGGACGCTTTCGACGCCAAGGCCGACGCCTTGGCGGTGATCGAGGCGCTGGGCCTGGACGCAGACAAGGCGCAGGTGAAAGCCGAGGCCCCGTCCTGGTATCACCCCGGACGTTCGGGCGTCCTGCAACTTGGTCCCAAGACGGTGCTGGCCGCATTCGGCGAGATTCATCCCAAAACGCTTTCCATGATGGGCGTCAAAGGGCCGGTTGCCGGGTTCGAGGTGTACCTGGATAATCTGCCCAAGCCCAAGCCGAGGAAAAGCGCCGCCAAGCCCTATTTGAAACTGTCATCGCTGCAACCGCTGTGGCGCGATTTTGCCTTCGTGATGGATGAGAGCGTAACTGCTGCCGGCGTGTTGCAGGCGGCCAGGACGGTTGACAAGAACCTGATCGCCGAAGTGCGCGTGTTCGATGTGTTTTCCGGCGGCGCCCTGGGCGCGGGCAAGAAATCACTGGCGATCAACGTCACCTTGCAGCCTGTCGAGAAAACCCTCACCGACGCCGAAATCGACGCCGTCGCCAAAAAAATCATCGCCGCTATTGAAACGGCTACCGGCGGTATACTGAGGACTTAG
- a CDS encoding AAA family ATPase, whose protein sequence is MNESADKLVADIDALAGNIAKAREEIGRIIFGQERVIEETLITLLAGGHLLLIGVPGLGKTRLVETLGCVFGLEERRVQFPPDLMPADILGSEVLEESESGKRSFRFINGPVFCQLLMADEINRASPRTQSALLQAMQEHRVSVAGHYHSLPSPFHVLATQNPLEQEGTYPLPEAQLDRFFMQVDVDYPESEAERRIISDTTGPSSRTPSRVMTDKELLKAQALIRHVPVGESVADAVLQLVRAGRPETSPLDDVKKNVSWGPGPRAGQALMLAIRVKAVITGRLSPSVDDVPALAHPVLRHRMALNFAARADGVTISGVIDRLCETIA, encoded by the coding sequence ATGAACGAATCAGCCGACAAGCTTGTCGCCGATATTGACGCCCTGGCCGGGAACATCGCCAAGGCCCGCGAAGAAATAGGGCGGATTATTTTCGGACAGGAACGGGTGATTGAAGAGACGCTGATCACCCTGCTGGCCGGCGGACATTTGCTGTTGATCGGTGTGCCGGGGCTGGGCAAGACGCGGCTGGTGGAAACGCTGGGCTGCGTCTTCGGGCTGGAGGAACGGCGGGTGCAGTTCCCCCCGGACCTGATGCCCGCCGATATTCTCGGCTCGGAAGTGCTGGAAGAATCCGAGTCCGGCAAACGTTCCTTCCGCTTCATCAACGGGCCGGTGTTCTGCCAGCTTTTGATGGCCGATGAAATCAACCGGGCCAGCCCGCGCACCCAGTCGGCCCTGTTGCAGGCGATGCAGGAGCACAGGGTATCGGTAGCCGGCCATTACCACTCCCTGCCCAGCCCTTTCCATGTGCTGGCCACTCAAAACCCGCTGGAGCAGGAGGGAACCTATCCGTTGCCCGAGGCCCAGCTTGACCGCTTTTTCATGCAGGTCGATGTCGATTATCCGGAATCGGAGGCGGAACGGCGAATCATCTCCGACACCACCGGACCAAGCTCCAGAACTCCATCACGGGTGATGACCGACAAGGAATTGCTCAAGGCCCAGGCCCTGATCCGCCATGTGCCGGTGGGCGAGAGCGTCGCCGACGCCGTTCTTCAACTGGTGCGCGCCGGACGCCCGGAGACCTCACCCTTGGATGACGTTAAAAAGAACGTCTCGTGGGGACCGGGGCCGCGAGCCGGCCAGGCGCTGATGCTGGCGATCCGGGTCAAGGCCGTCATTACCGGAAGGCTGTCGCCGTCGGTCGATGACGTGCCGGCGCTGGCCCACCCGGTGCTGCGTCACCGCATGGCTCTTAATTTCGCCGCCCGCGCCGACGGCGTCACCATCAGCGGCGTCATCGACAGACTGTGCGAAACCATTGCATAG
- a CDS encoding polyphosphate kinase 2, which produces MKVPKKLDHKKIPGWNELGQYPYKQKMRRKEYERHKQELQIELLKAQRWVKETGEKVIALFEGRDAAGKGGAIKRFTEHLNPRGARVVALEKPTETERGQWYFQRYVRHLPTVGEIVFFDRSWYNRAGVERVMEFCKRSEYDAFMLQVPEFEKMLVASSNRLFKYWFSVSHAEQLRRFGSRRKDPLKQWKLSPVDIESLNKWDAYTEAKETMFLRTHTDIAPWTVIRSDDKKRARVNCILHFLHNLPYPDKNTKVIKAPDPLIIGSPIVIEGNT; this is translated from the coding sequence CTGAAGGTTCCCAAAAAACTGGACCATAAAAAAATCCCGGGGTGGAACGAGCTTGGCCAATATCCCTACAAGCAGAAAATGAGGCGCAAGGAATACGAGCGCCACAAACAGGAGCTGCAAATCGAGCTTCTGAAGGCGCAGCGCTGGGTCAAGGAAACCGGCGAGAAGGTCATCGCCCTGTTCGAGGGCAGAGACGCCGCCGGCAAGGGAGGCGCCATCAAGCGTTTCACCGAGCACCTCAATCCTCGCGGCGCACGGGTCGTCGCCCTGGAAAAGCCGACCGAGACGGAGCGCGGCCAATGGTACTTCCAGCGCTATGTCCGCCATCTGCCGACGGTCGGCGAGATCGTCTTTTTTGACCGTTCCTGGTACAATCGCGCCGGCGTCGAGCGGGTGATGGAATTCTGCAAGCGAAGCGAATACGACGCCTTCATGCTCCAGGTTCCGGAATTTGAAAAAATGCTGGTCGCCAGTTCCAACCGCCTGTTCAAATACTGGTTCTCGGTCAGCCACGCCGAACAGCTTCGCCGCTTCGGCTCACGGCGCAAAGACCCGCTCAAGCAATGGAAACTAAGCCCCGTCGATATTGAATCCCTGAACAAATGGGACGCCTATACGGAGGCCAAGGAAACCATGTTTCTCCGCACCCACACCGATATCGCGCCGTGGACGGTGATTCGCTCGGACGACAAGAAGCGCGCCCGCGTCAACTGCATATTGCATTTTCTGCATAACCTTCCCTACCCCGACAAAAACACAAAGGTTATAAAGGCGCCTGATCCCCTTATCATCGGAAGTCCGATTGTTATTGAAGGAAACACTTAG
- a CDS encoding glycine dehydrogenase (aminomethyl-transferring), which translates to MNSGSITGNRGLQLEEPLIFEQDSPGASGVDLPDAGAFDDRLGGLGREEAIGLPGLSEPQVVRHYLRLSQKNYSIDAGFYPLGSCTMKHNPRLNEKMARLPGFAGLHPLQPEATVQGALEVIDLCAHWLKTLTGMPAVAMSPAAGAHGELCALMAIHSALEDRGDARKVVLAPESAHGTNPASAHACGYEVESIPADDRGRVDPAALKSKLNQDVAAVMLTNPNTCGLFENEILDIAEAVHGNNAFFYCDGANFNALIGLVRPGDLGIDAMHLNLHKTFSTPHGGGGPGSGPVVFSETLAPFAPLPWVAHGANGRRLIEDAAGAGGKSLGRVKGFHGQFAVLVRALAYMMSMGADGLRRVAEDAVLNANYLLAELQDVLSAPFEGPCMHEALFDDGFLKDTGVTTLDFAKAMIDEGFHPMTMYFPLVVHGALLMEPTETESKASLDQFIHTIRKLAQRARNGDAEFFKQAPRLTPRRRLDETMAARKPVLRWTPL; encoded by the coding sequence GTGAATAGCGGCTCCATCACCGGCAATCGCGGTCTGCAACTGGAAGAGCCGCTGATTTTCGAGCAGGATTCGCCCGGCGCTTCCGGCGTTGATCTGCCTGATGCGGGGGCGTTCGATGACCGCCTGGGCGGGCTTGGCCGCGAGGAAGCCATCGGCTTGCCGGGGCTGTCCGAGCCTCAGGTAGTGCGTCACTATCTGCGCCTCAGTCAGAAGAATTACTCTATCGACGCCGGGTTTTATCCCCTCGGCTCATGCACCATGAAGCATAATCCCAGACTCAACGAGAAAATGGCGCGGCTTCCCGGCTTTGCCGGTCTGCACCCTTTGCAGCCGGAGGCGACGGTGCAGGGGGCGCTTGAGGTGATTGATCTATGCGCCCATTGGCTGAAAACGCTCACCGGCATGCCGGCGGTGGCCATGTCGCCGGCCGCCGGCGCTCATGGCGAGTTGTGCGCCTTGATGGCCATTCATTCGGCGCTGGAGGATCGGGGCGATGCCCGCAAGGTGGTATTGGCGCCGGAATCGGCCCACGGCACCAACCCGGCCAGCGCCCATGCCTGCGGCTATGAAGTTGAATCCATTCCCGCCGATGATCGCGGCCGCGTCGATCCGGCGGCGTTGAAGAGCAAACTGAACCAGGATGTCGCCGCCGTTATGCTGACCAATCCCAATACTTGCGGACTGTTTGAAAACGAAATCCTTGATATCGCCGAGGCGGTGCACGGCAACAACGCCTTTTTCTACTGCGACGGCGCTAACTTTAACGCTCTCATCGGTCTGGTGCGGCCCGGTGACCTGGGCATCGACGCCATGCACCTGAATCTGCACAAGACATTCTCGACGCCCCACGGCGGCGGCGGCCCCGGCAGCGGGCCGGTAGTGTTCTCCGAGACTTTGGCGCCGTTTGCGCCGCTGCCATGGGTAGCGCATGGCGCGAACGGTCGGCGTTTGATCGAGGACGCCGCAGGCGCCGGGGGCAAGTCGTTGGGGCGGGTTAAGGGCTTTCACGGCCAGTTTGCCGTTCTCGTCAGGGCGCTGGCCTATATGATGAGCATGGGCGCGGACGGCTTGCGCCGGGTGGCCGAGGACGCGGTGCTGAACGCCAACTATCTGCTGGCGGAGTTGCAGGACGTGCTGAGCGCGCCGTTCGAGGGGCCTTGCATGCACGAGGCGCTGTTTGACGACGGCTTTCTTAAAGATACCGGCGTCACCACCCTTGATTTCGCCAAGGCGATGATCGACGAGGGGTTCCATCCGATGACCATGTATTTCCCGCTGGTCGTTCACGGCGCCCTGCTGATGGAGCCGACCGAGACCGAAAGCAAGGCCTCGCTGGACCAGTTCATCCATACGATCAGGAAACTGGCGCAGCGGGCCAGGAACGGCGACGCCGAATTTTTCAAGCAGGCTCCGAGATTAACCCCGCGCCGCCGTCTCGATGAAACCATGGCGGCCAGAAAACCCGTGTTGCGCTGGACGCCGCTCTAA